From Desulfosalsimonas propionicica:
GGACCCGGTCATATCCGATAAAAATGGGAACAAAGAGCATATCATCCCAGTTGTTTTTCATGTAGGCATCCACAAGCAGGGACAGAAAGCCGATTTTTGGCGGCAGCAGTTTACCGGTGCGGCTTCGGCCGCCCTCGATGAAAAATTCCATGTGAAAGCCTTCTGTGAGCAGCTTGTTGATATAAGCCGAAAAGATCTTTGGGTACAGAGGCTCGCCCTTAAATGTCCGCCTGAGAAAAAATGCCCCGCCGCCCCGGAACAAGGGCCCTATGGGCCAGAACGAAAGGTTCTTGCCTGCGGCAATATGCGGGCAGGGCAAATTGTTGTGGAAAAATACAAAAGAAAGAATCAGATAATCCAGATGGCTTTTGTGGCAGGGCACCAGCACCAGGGGCCCGGTTTTGGATGCCTGCCGGATCCGGTCCAGGCCTTCCTGGTCCACCACCATGCCGTCAAACATGGCCCGGAAAATCCAGCGCAGGCAGATGTCAAAGATCTTGATAATTTTGAGGTTGTAGTTGGCGGCAATTTCATCGAGAAAATCCGCTGCTTCTTTCTGGGCCTTGTAAATGGGAACTTTGTGTTCGGCCGCATATTCGGCAATGATTCGCTGGGTTTCCGGATGGGTCAGCACACCCTGCATGATTTCCGTTCGGGACTTGAGAACCGGACCGGTAATGGATTGGCGGTGCCGGTTGATTCTGTCGATGAGAAACCGGCGCAAATAAATGGCCTGGCTTTTCTGATTGAGACTGGTGGCTTCCCGGGTCTGGAGAAAATCTTTGAGATTGACAATTTCAGCGCCTTCAATCCAGATTTTGCCGGGCCGCTTGAGCATCATCCAGAGCCTGCGCAGCCGTCCGGGTTTTTCCCGGGTGCCGAAAATGACATCCGTGAGGGTCAGCCAGGTGGTCTGCGGGTCCCGGTCATAGAGGATGAGTTGGGGAACCAGGTAAATTGGTGTGTCTATGGTTTTTTGGATCTCGATGAGGTAGTCCATGGGGTCGGTGCCGGATTTGGCAAGCTGCCGGTAACTTTGCTTTTCCTCAATCAGCGAAATCATTGCCGCATCCCCGGCCAGAAGACGGTTGCGGTAAAAGTGCTGCTGGTAAGGATCCGGCCAGGAAAAATGCTTCAACCAATAGCCGACGTTGAAAACAAAGCCGTCAAAGGTCCGTTTCAAAGGCTGCCAGAAATATGTGGAGTAATCAAAACCAAGAACCGGATAGGGTAGACCTTCCTTGCGATACCTGCAGTGATAAAAAAAATACTCAAATTTGCTGCGGTACTTGTTGACATACACGACAATGCCGGATTGGCTGAGTTCCCTGACTGTCTGCCGGAGCTGGGCATCGATTTTCGGGCGGTTAAACAAAAGCACGCTGATCAACCGCGCCAGCAATCCCCTGCAGGCCGGCAGATAGCAGAAAAACGGGGCGATTTCGCTGTCTGCGGGATACTTGTCATCTTGCTGGGTTTTGTTATCTGCGGTTTTTCCCTGCAGCGGGTGTCGATTATAAGTCATGGCTGCCGCCTTTTTGATAAAGAGTTTTTGTGGAACCATACCAAGTTGGTCCAGGCTTTTCAAGCGGCAAACCGATCCGGGGCTCCGGTGCGGATATCATTGCTCCGGGCAGCCCCGGGATGTGGCATCAGCCCTAGGGTTTTTGCTTGCTTTACAACTTCGCCTGTGTTAGATGAAAATTTGTTATTCTCAAAAGTTAGGGAGGGGTGCCCCACCTGATCGAAACAATCCATATTGTGATCCGATCATCAATATTAAACAAAGGAGGATGTGGCGTTATGAAAACTTTAATTGGCGGTGCAGTCGCAGCTGTAATCGGCGTAATCGGTCTGGCAATCTGGTTTGATGCATTTCTTCAGCTTCTGGCGGGTGCCATTCCGGTGATGCTGCTCCTCGGCGGTTGCCTGGCTTTGTATCTGGGCTTTGACGAGTTGAAAGATACCTGGCAAAAAGACACGGGCGTGGAGCCCGGCGGCTCTGGCCAGAGCGAAAGCGAAGCGGAAAAATACCGCAAGGAAAATGAAGAGCTTAAAAAGCAACTCGAAGAGTTAAAAGCGGAAAAATAATAGCCCGCTTCTGTAACTGTCCAGGGCTGTTTCCGGTCCCAGGCCCCGCTGCGCCAGGCGTTTGCGGGGTTTTATTTTTTAAACCACCGGCCGGGCGCTTTTCTTTTTTAGATACTGCTCAATTGCCTGCGTCTTTTTTGTCAATGGCAGATGTGGCCAGATGATCGGCCTGTTCATTGTCTGCAACTCCGCTGTGCCCGCGCACCTTGATGATTTTAAGGTCTGAAAATTGGCCTGCCAACTCCCTCAGCGCCCGAACCAACTCCGGATTCTGCCGCGCCTTCCAGTTTTTGACCAAAAGTCCATGCACATAACTGCTGTCAGTGTGGACCCGCACAGGCAGGTCCCTGCGCTTGAGTGCGGCAAGTGCGGTGCGCACCGCTTCGAGTTCGGCGATATTGTTGGTGGCATGGCCGATATATTGTGAGATTTCCCTTTTTTCTCCCTTATAGCGAAGCACCGCTCCGATGCCCGCCGGTCCCGGATTGCCGGAAGATGCTCCGTCGGTGTGGATTATAACGGCATTTTCGGGGTGGGCGGTGGTGTCTTCTTGTTCATCAAGGTTTGCTGGTTTTGGTTTTGTGCGCTTTTTGGCGGAGTTGGTTTGCTGGGGCCCATTTTCCAGTTCTGACAGATGATCGGGATTGACCCGGTATTCATGGGGCTGGTCAAGCTGATACTTGATTCGGACCCGCTTTTTTTCAATGGCGGGTCGGCCCTGATCGTCTGTTTCCACCCAGACCTTGTTTTTTTTAAAGCGCATGCGCCGCCAGCCGGGTACGGCATTTTTTGTCATGATAGTTCCTGCTTGAATATGGTGCGGTTTTTTGTTTTTCCCTATTCATAGAGCAGATACGGCCGTATCTGCTGCTGGTAGGCTTCTGTCTGCGGCTGCCAGTGTCTTGCCATTTCAGCGGCATCAACACCGGCTTCCAGTTGAACACGGATTTGTGCGTCACCGGTGATCAGGTCAAATGGCAGTTTTTCCCATTCATATTCATAAGGCGGCATTTTCCAGGCAAATTCATTGCCGAAAAGTTTCCGGACCGCACCGGTCAGGGCCAGACTGCTCTGGTAGGGCAGGTATTTTTGCCGGTCAGTGACGTGGATTTGAAATCCTTGGCAGGATCTTCCGGCCCATTTTCCCGAGGTGGGCTCAAACATCGCAGGCCGAAGCACTGCGCCTGAGAAAGGGTTTTCTCCCAGGGCGTTTTTCAGGGCATTGGTATCCATCCATGGGGCGCCAAAAAGTTCAAACGGCTGGGTCGTGCCGCGGCCCTCGGACACATTGGTTCCCTCCCACACCACCTGGCCGGGATAGACCATTGCCGATGCCGGCGTGGGCAGGTTGGGCGACGGCGGTATCCAGGCAAGACCCGTGTCTGCAAAATACATGTGCCGTTTCCACCCCTTCATGGCAATCACGCGCAGATCGCATCCAATATGACATTCCGCGTTAATCAGCCGCGCGTATTCGCCGATGGTCAGGCCGTGGCGCATGGGGATGGGGTAGCGACCCACAAACGACGCGTAACCGGGCTCAAGGCAGTTTCCCTCCACCTGCAGCCCGCCGACAGGATTGGGCCGGTCCAGGATCACCACCGCCTTTTGCTGTCTTGCGGCCTCCTCCATGCAATAAGAAAGCGTGGTGAAAAAGGTGTAAACCCGGGTTCCGGCGTCCTGGAGGTCCACGATCAAAACGTCAATGCCGTCCATCATTTCGGCAGTGGGAATGCGGGTGGCCCCGTAGAGGCTGTATACCGGGATTTTGAGTTCCTTGTCGAAAAAATCCGACGATTCCACCATATTGTCCTGCTTTTCCGCAAAAAATCCGTGCTGGGGGGAAAACAGAGCAGCGAGCCGTCCCGGAAAGAGCCGGGAAATAACATGGCGGGCATGGCGGAAACGGTCGTCCACGGAGGCCGGGTTGCACAGCAGGCCCAGGCGTTTTTCCGCCAGGCCCGAAGGCTGCATTCGGGTCAGGTGTTTGAGGCCCGTGATAACGGTCGTCATGTTGTTTTCCTTTGTTGCGGGCAGATTCGCCGGTTTTTGTCCAAAAGCCGGTAAAAACCGGAGTTTTTGATATGTATAAAGCTTAACTAACTGAAATAATTTCCTATAATCATAACATCCCATCCTGCAACGCAATATTGTTTGGCCCTGAAATTTTACAAAAATTGACGAAAATTAAAGATCGCTTAATGTCCCGCCCCGGGCCGGTTGTCACGGCTTTTAAAAAAAGAGGCGGGTAAATGTTACAGAATTGCGACAAAATTTTTTCATTTCAGAATTCAGCAATGGCCCGGTAATCCACTGATTGGCAGAAGATTCCGCTATATATAGAATTGTTCATAACACAGCTGAGCCTTAGATGAAAATGGGGAAAACCGAGTCTCATCGCACTTGATCCCATTGTACCCCTGTATTATAACCAAGGGCATTCGATGGGAGCCAGATCCCGTCAATTCAATATTTCCCGGCGATTCAAGGCCGTTTGAATACCTGCCAGTCGTATTGATTTACCAAAAGATACGGTTCTGATGTTTTCGGCTTTTGCACAAGCATAGCATATCCATTGCTTATTGTGACTGTATATTTTGTTCATCCTGTGTGTATGTAAATGGAGAGTGCCTCATGAAAACCGTGTGGAAGAATGTTAAAACCGCTATAAAGGACCAGATTTCTCCGAGCCTGTATCGCCTCTGGATTGAGCCGATTCAGTATGTAGAGGCACAAGACGACACCATGATTCTGGCCTGCCCCAATTTCTTTATCAAGAAAAGAATCGTGGCCAATTACACGGAGTTGATCAATCATGAACTGAGCCGGAAAAACGGCCGGCCGGTTACATTTTCCCTGCAGGTAAACGGTCCGGGCCAGAATCAGGACCAGAATCCGGATCCGCATCATAACGGTGACAATGGTCCGAAATCCGTTTTTGGCGCAGGCCGGGGCAAAAACCGGGGTCAACAGCTGGCCCTGCCCGGTATTGCCGCTCAGCCCATGAACGGCCGGATACTGCGCAAGGATTATACCTTTGATCATTTTGTGGTGGGCCACAATTGTAACCTGGCCTACCAGGCCACCATGGAGCTGGCATCCGGCAAAAGCGCAAACGTCAATGCTGTGTTTCTTCTGTCGGGCACGGGCATGGGCAAAAGTCATTTGTCCCAGGCCGTGGGACACAAGATTTTGTCGGTTTCCCCGGGGGAGCGCGTCTATTACATGAGTGCCGAGGATTTTACCAATGAAATGGTGCACGCCATTAAGAGCAACGCATTGGACACCTTCAAGAAACGCTACCGGGACGGCTGTGACGTTTTGCTGCTCGAGGAAATCCACATGCTTTCGGGCCGCACCCGCACGCAGACGGAGCTGGCCCTGGTACTGGATCACCTGTATGAGTCCGGCAAGAAGCTCATATTTTCAAGCTGCGCAAGCCCGTCAGAGATTCCCAGAATGAGCGATCATCTTATCTCCCGGCTGGGCCAGAGCATGATGACGGCAATCGACGCCCCGGATTTCAAAACCCGGCTCCGGATTTTGCGGGCAAAGGCCCGCTGCCGGGGTATTGAACTGCCCGGGCAGGTGGCTGAATACATGGCCGGCGAGCTGGTGGACAACGTGCGGCAGCTGGAAAATGGCTTGATCGGCGTGGCCTCCCGCAGCTGCCTGATGGGCGATCAAATCGATCTTGATTTGGCCGAGCAGGTGGTCAAAAATATTGTCACCCGCAAAAAAAGCATTACCATTGATTCCATTTCCCGGCTTGTGAGCCGGGAATTCGGCGTTCCCCTAAAGGACATGATTTCCAGGTCCAGGAAAAAATCCGTGGTGCGGACCCGGCAGGTGGCCATTTTCCTGGCCCGCAGACATACAAGCCAGCCTTTGCAGTCCATTGGCAGAAAGTTTAACCGGAAGCATGCCACGGTGATCCATTCCATCAACTCGGTGGAAAAGGAACTCAAGCTCAAGGGCGAGCTGTTCCGACAGGTGCAGATCATCGAGAAAAAACTGGAGTCCGGAAGCGATTAAACCCATTTCTCCCAAAGTCCATGGCCGGCTCAGCCAGATTCTGGGGCCGGATAACTATTGCCGGCAAAAAGAAGACCGGGTGAGCTATGCCTATGATGCCACCCGCAATGAGCATCTGCCCGAAGCTGTTGCATTTCCGAAAGATTCAGGCCAGGTGGCGGAAATCCTGAAACTGGCCACCGCCCACGGTTTTGCCGTCACCCCCCGGGGGGCGGGATCGGGTATGAGCGGCGGGGCCATTGCCGCCAGACAGGGCCTGGTGCTGGTCATGACCCGTTTCAACCGGATTGTTCGTATTGATGCAGACAATTTTATCGGGGTGGTCCAGCCCGGGGTGGTGACCGGAGAGTTTCAGCGGGCCGTGGCGGGTCACGGCCTGTTTTACCCCCCGGATCCCTCAAGTGCGGATTTTTCCACCCTGGGCGGCAATCTGGCGGAATGCGCCGGCGGTCCAAGGGCGGTGAAATACGGTGTGACCCGTGATTACGTGCTGGGCCTGGAGGTGGTGCTGCCCACCGGCGAGATCATCAAAACAGGGGTGCAAACCGTCAAGGGAGTGGTGGGCTATGACCTGACCCGCCTGATCGTGGGTTCAGAAGGAACCCTGGGGGTGATCACGGAGATGACCCTGCGCCTGCGGACGCAGCCCCAAACCGTTGAAACCCTGTCTGCCGGGTTTGTGAAAATGGCCGATGCCGCCCGGGCCGTGGCCGCCATACTGCAAAGCGGCATCGTACCCAGAGCCTTGGAGTACATGGACAAAAACGCCATTTTCTGTGTGAAAAATTATCTGGAAGGCGGGGTCCCTGAAAACCGCGAGGCCATGCTGCTCATTGAAGCCGACGGCAGCCCCGGACAAACCGTCGAAGCCGTCCAGGGGATTGAAAAGGTGCTGGTCGAGCACGGAGCCCGTGATGTCCATGTTGCCCGGGACGCGGATGCGGCCGCCGGTCTGTGGCGGGCCCGCAAGGCCATTTCTCCGGCCCTTTACACCTACGGGCCCCACAAGATCAATGAAGACATCGTGGTGCCCAGAAGCCGGCTGCCGGAAATGGTGGAGAAAATCCGCGAACTGGGGGAAAAAACCGGGCTGACAATGGTCAGCTTCGGCCATGCAGGTGACGGAAACATTCATTTCAACATCATGCTGGACAAAAACGAGCCAGCCCAGCTACTGTCCGCCCGACAGGCAGTGGATGAGATCTTTGATTTCACCCTGGCCCTGGGCGGGACCATCTCCGGGGAGCACGGTGTGGGTCTGGCCAAGGCGCCCTATATGCAAAAGGAAATTTCAGATGCTGCTCTTGGCCTGATGAAGCGGATCAAGGCCGCATTTGATCCTGCCGGAATTTTAAACCCCGGCAAGATGCGGCTTTAAGCGTTACTGGATGTTGGTGGTGGCCTCGTAGGAATTCATCAGATCCTCGAGTTGTTCAATGCGCATTTGCTGGGACTGCTCCACTGCGCAGCGCAGGCGCAGGGCGCAGTATTTGCGGCAAATGCGCGCCTGGATGTCAAACCTGCCGTAGCATTCCACTGTGTCTTCGTATTCGTCGCTCAAGTAAAACTCCTTTATGGCATCTCTTTTTTATCGGGTTTACGTTAACAATGAACGCAAATCTTCGTGAATATGGCCATTTGTGGCCAGAAGTTCCTTTTTGTCGATATCATAGGCCGTTCCTGAAAAGTCCGTAACCCGGGCACCGGCTTCCCGGGCGATAAGGGTTCCGGCGGCCGTGTCCCAGGGCTTTAATCCCTGCTCCCAGAAGCCCTCAAACCTTCCGCAGGCCACAAAGCACAGGTCCAGTGCCGCTGATCCGAGCCTTCGCACGCCAATGGCGGCCGAAAGGCATCTGGCAAATTTATCCATGTACGGTCCGGGGTTTTCCTTGATGTCATAGGGAAAACCCGTCACCAAAAGACTCTCGGAAACCTGGCGGCAGTCTGAAACGCTTATGGCCCGGCCGTTTAATTGTGCGCCTTGACCCTGCACGGCCGTAAACAATTCTCCGGTCATAGGGTTTAATACCACCCCGGCCCTGAGCTGTCCGTTTTCGGCAAATGCAATGGAAACAGAGAAAACCGGCACCTGGTGGGCAAAATTGGTGGTACCGTCCAAGGGGTCAATGATCCAGGTATGGCCGTCAGTGCCAGTGTTTTGGGCACTGCTTTCCTCCGCCAGGATTTTGTGATCGGCAAAACGGCTTTGGATGCTTTTTATGATCTGTTTTTCAGAGGCAATGTCTGCGGCCGTAACCAGATCTTTGGGACCTTTCTTGCTGACCTCTCCGAAATTGCCCAGATGGCTGCGCAGGATCTCTCCGCTTTTGTAGGCCGCCCCCACAGCCGTATTTTTAATCAGGTTCAAATCCATAAAGAATCCATATTAAAGCACCCGGCCGGTATCCGTCAACAGGGGATTTATTTCCATGGCCGCTTCATCCGACGGCCACGAAAAATCTGGTCCTGGCGCCTCTCCGGCAATGACCTGCTCCATTTTTTCAATGAGCGGGTGCAGGGTTTGGGCCTTTGTTGCGGTAATGGCAATGCCGTTGGTTTTTGCTGCAAGCACCTCCATGGTGCCGGCATCCACCCGGTCCTGCTTGTTTAAAACATTGAGCACCGGGATCCGGTCCAGGCCAAGGTCCTGAAGGATGCCGTGCACGGATTGCATCTGCCGGAGGCAGTCGGGATTGGATGCATCAATAACGTGCAACAGCAGATCCGCGTTTTCCAGTTCCTCCAGTGTGGCCCGGAAGGCCACGCGCAGTTCTTTTGGCAGATCCTGGATAAAGCCCACCGTGTCCGTGATGATCACCTCGGTGTCTTTGGGAAATTTCAGCCGTCGGCTTGACGGATCCAGGGTGGCAAAAAGCCGGCTTTCCGCCAGCACCTGGCTGTGGGTCAGGGTGTTGAGCAGGGTGGATTTGCCTGCGTTGGTATAACCGATAATGGAAATCACCGGCAGGCCCCGCTTGGCACGCCGGGCTTTTTGCTGCTTGCGCTGCTTTTTCACGTTTCCCAGGGCCTTTTCCAGCCGGGTGATCCGGTCCCGGACCCGGCGCCGGTTGATTTCCAGTTTGGTCTCCCCCGGTCCCCGGCCGCCGATGCCGCCGGTCAGCCGGCTCATGGCCGTGTTTTTAAACACCAGCCTTGGCAGCAGGTATTTGAGCTGGGCCAGTTCCACCTGGATCTTTCCTTCCCTGGACTGGGCCCGCTGGGCGAAAATGTCCAGGATGAGCTGTGTGCGGTCCAGGACGCGAAATTCGATCTGGTCGGTGATCGAGCGCATCTGGGATGGATTTAACTCCTGGTCGAAAACAATTAAGGTGGCCCCGGTCTGCATGGCGTGGATGGTCAGTTCCTCGAGCTTTCCGGTACCCATCAGAAACCTGGGATTGATCTTTTTGCGGTGCTGTACAATGGTGTCTAACACCTCGATTCCGCTGGAGCGGGCAAGTTCGCGCAGTTCTGTCAAAGACGCCTGTGCCCGGGCCCGGGATGCGGTGGTGACGCTGACCAGAACCGCCCGTTCCTTTCCTTCCGTGACCTCGCGGGTGGCCTGGTGCTGGGACAGTTCGTCCTCGATCGCGCGGATCATTCCCGCACAGTCGACCTGCGGATCCATGGGATCGACCGGATCCAGGATCCGGTGAGGCTGGCTGGCCTCAGAAGACGGAAGAATATGGGCGATATGCATCTGCTCCGGCTTTCCCTCACGCGTTGCCGTGATTGCCGCCATCATGTCCAGCCGCAGAAGTGTCAGGTCCGTGAGGTCGTCGCGGGTCAGGGTTTCATCATTTAGGTGTGTGTGGATGCAGCGCAGCCCCTTGAGCCGTCCCGGAGGGGTTCGGTATTCGCTGGTATCCGGCAGCAGGATTTTCTGGTTGTCGCCCACGATCACCCGGGCGATTTTTCCGGAACGTGCCACCAGCAGCCCGATCTGGCGGCGGGTTTCAGCGCTGATGCTGCAGATTTCCCCGGCAAGCTCCGGGGAAATGACCGATTCCGGCGGGATTCGGTGGTTGTACAGATTTTCAATCCGCCGGACTGCGCCGGCCTTGAGTCCGCCGGTATTGCCTGAAATGTTTTTCATTCGCTTAACAGTTGCCGCTCCCTTTTATTTAAAGCTCGCATTGCCGACTTACGTCCCTTCCAATTCTGGTGCGTATTGTCCGTAGGCCAGGTTTTCAAACCGGGTGTATTCGCCCTTGAACACCAGCGGACACATGCCCGTGGCCCCGTTTCTCTGCTTGGCCAGGTGAATTTCGGCAATGTTTTTGTTGGGATTGTTTTCGTCCGGGTTATAGACATCATCCCTGTATATAAATATAACCAGATCCGCGTCTTGTTCAAGGGCCCCGGACTCGCGAAGGTCGGAAAGCTGGGGGCGCTTGTCGCTGCGATCCTCCAGGCGGCGATTGAGCTGGGACAGGGCAAGAATGGGAATGTTTAATTCCTTGGCCAGACCCTTGAGGGTTCTCGACATTTCCGAAATTTCCAGTTCCCGGCGCTCGAAGTTTTTCCGCGGCCGCATGAGCTGCAGGTAATCGATGATGATCATGCCCACGCCCTTTTCCCGCTTCAGGCGGCGGGTTTTGGTTTTGATATCAAGGGATGTCAGATCCGGGGAATCATCGATATAAATGGGCGCAGATGAGAGCACGCCTGCCGCGTTGGTCAGGCTGTACCAGTCGTCATCATTGAAAAACCCGTCGCGCACCCGGGAGGAGTCAATGCGGGCCTCGGCGCACAAAAGCCGCATGGAAAGCTGTTCCTTTGACATTTCCAGAGAAAACATGGCAACCGGGGTATCGGCCTCCACAGCCGCATACCGGGCCATGTTCAGGGCCAGGGCGGTTTTTCCCATGCCCGGGCGGGCGGCCATGATGATCAGGTCCGAAGCCTGGAAACCCGATGTCATCTGGTCGAGTTTTTGAAATCCCGTGGGCACCCCGCTGATCAGCGACTTGTTTCCCTGCCGGGCCTCCAATGCATCGATGTTGGATTCAATGATTTTGCTGATGGGATAAAAATTTTGCTTCTGCTTTTTATCGGCAATATCAAACAGGGCCCCTTCAGCGTAATCAATGACATCGTCGGTGCTGCCTGACTCGCTGTAGCATTTTTCAACAATATCGCTTGCCGTGCGGATCAAATGACGCAGTACCGCACGGTCCTGGATAATCTGGGCGTAGTGCTTGGCATTGGCCGGCACAGGCGCGGTATCCACGATTTTGGCCAGGTAGGCGGCTCCGCCGATGGATTCGAGCTCGTTGGAGCGCCTCAGATGTTCGGCCAGGGTAACCAGGTCCACGGGCTGGTCTTCGGCAAACAGTTCGGTGATAGCGGAGAAAATTTTTTGGTGCGCGCTTTTGTAAAAAGCTTCGGGTCTGAGGATATCAAGGATGTCGAGCAGGATGTTGTTATCCAGCAGGGCAGCGCTGATAATGGATTCCTCAGCCTCGAGGCTCTGGGGCGGAAGCTTTTGAAGCGACGGATCTTTGCTGCTCATGGTACGGCCCGGGATATACAGCCGGGAAATCAAGCCGGTCCCGGCAGGTGTGAATCAAAAAACAAACCGCTGAACACCGCCGCGGTTTGTTTTTAAGGCGGATCCGCCCGGGCAGGGCAGGGCAGATCCGCTTCAAACACGTATGAAACGACCCGAGTCTCAGGATTCGGGCACGACCTCCACGGTGATTTCCGGTTCAACATCCCGGTAGACGCGCACCGGGACCTGGTAGGTACCCAGGGTTTTGATGGGGTCGGCCAGGAGGATGGAGCGTTTTTCCACTTCAATTCCTTTTTGCTCCAGGGCTTCGGCAATGTCGCGCACGGCAACCGATCCGTACAGGCGGTCTTCATCCGCCACCTTGGCCGGAATTTGAACGGTGATGCCTTCAAGGCGGGCGGCCATTTCCTCAGCAAGCTTGCGTTCCTTGGCAAGCTGAAGCTCGATTTTGGCCCGCTCCTGCTCCATTTTTTTGCGGTTTTCTTTGGTGGCCTGCACAGCCTTGCCCTGGGGAATCAGATAGTTGCGGGCATAGCCGGCTTTTACATCCGCCTCTGAGCCGATAATGCCCAGAGATTCGATGGTTTCTTTTAATATGACTTTCATCTCTTGTCCTCCGATGGTGCACGTAAGTTGCATATTTTTTAGCTCGTGGGATCCGTCTATTTATGACGGATCCGGATGATCACCGGGAGCTGCGTTTATTTTTCGAAAATCCGCCCAGGTGTCGAAAAATCCCAGGCCGATCACCATCAGGGCCAGTGCCTGCTGGATGGCGATTAACACGTATATGAGCACCCGCAGAAACAGGGGCATCTGTTTTTGCTCAAAATACCATGAGATCACGGCAATGCCTTGAAACAGGTAAATGAGCATCAGCAGAATCAATGCATTGGCACCCATAAAGGCCAGGGGGCCGCTTGCCACCCAGAGCAGCAGCGCCGATGCAATCACCGCCCAAACCAGTGCGTCCGGGGCTTTCCACAGATTGAGCCGGCCAAAGCCCGGTTCGGGCAATTGCCTGGCCCTGAGTGCGGCCCTGGCGATCAGCAGGTTGGCCCAGCCGGCAAAAATCAGGCCCGAGGCTGTCAGGGCCGGCAGAATGCCCATGATCACATAATGAATCCGGTCCATGGACTCGGTGAGCACCCGGATGCTGGATTCGGGCATTTCCATTGTCTCGTATGCCGCGGCTGTCAGCTCCAGGTTTCTTCGGACATATTCCGAAATCATTTCCAGGGGCCCGGATGCGGAAAAGCTGCCGATAAACAGCAGCGCGGCCAGCCCTGCGGTCCAAATCAGGGCGCCTGGGTAGCCGATGGTTTTTTCAACGCTTAAATTCTGCACCAGGGCCTCGGCCATGGTAAATCCCAGGCCGATCATGCACAAAATCAGCCACAGGTCCACCACATGACCCGGCCCGGAGACCTGAATGACAACCACGGCAAGCATTGCCATGATCCCGGCGCTTTTGCGGCCCAGC
This genomic window contains:
- a CDS encoding ribonuclease HI codes for the protein MTKNAVPGWRRMRFKKNKVWVETDDQGRPAIEKKRVRIKYQLDQPHEYRVNPDHLSELENGPQQTNSAKKRTKPKPANLDEQEDTTAHPENAVIIHTDGASSGNPGPAGIGAVLRYKGEKREISQYIGHATNNIAELEAVRTALAALKRRDLPVRVHTDSSYVHGLLVKNWKARQNPELVRALRELAGQFSDLKIIKVRGHSGVADNEQADHLATSAIDKKDAGN
- a CDS encoding FAD-binding oxidoreductase, encoding MSYAYDATRNEHLPEAVAFPKDSGQVAEILKLATAHGFAVTPRGAGSGMSGGAIAARQGLVLVMTRFNRIVRIDADNFIGVVQPGVVTGEFQRAVAGHGLFYPPDPSSADFSTLGGNLAECAGGPRAVKYGVTRDYVLGLEVVLPTGEIIKTGVQTVKGVVGYDLTRLIVGSEGTLGVITEMTLRLRTQPQTVETLSAGFVKMADAARAVAAILQSGIVPRALEYMDKNAIFCVKNYLEGGVPENREAMLLIEADGSPGQTVEAVQGIEKVLVEHGARDVHVARDADAAAGLWRARKAISPALYTYGPHKINEDIVVPRSRLPEMVEKIRELGEKTGLTMVSFGHAGDGNIHFNIMLDKNEPAQLLSARQAVDEIFDFTLALGGTISGEHGVGLAKAPYMQKEISDAALGLMKRIKAAFDPAGILNPGKMRL
- a CDS encoding exo-beta-N-acetylmuramidase NamZ family protein, which produces MTTVITGLKHLTRMQPSGLAEKRLGLLCNPASVDDRFRHARHVISRLFPGRLAALFSPQHGFFAEKQDNMVESSDFFDKELKIPVYSLYGATRIPTAEMMDGIDVLIVDLQDAGTRVYTFFTTLSYCMEEAARQQKAVVILDRPNPVGGLQVEGNCLEPGYASFVGRYPIPMRHGLTIGEYARLINAECHIGCDLRVIAMKGWKRHMYFADTGLAWIPPSPNLPTPASAMVYPGQVVWEGTNVSEGRGTTQPFELFGAPWMDTNALKNALGENPFSGAVLRPAMFEPTSGKWAGRSCQGFQIHVTDRQKYLPYQSSLALTGAVRKLFGNEFAWKMPPYEYEWEKLPFDLITGDAQIRVQLEAGVDAAEMARHWQPQTEAYQQQIRPYLLYE
- the dnaA gene encoding chromosomal replication initiator protein DnaA, whose product is MKTVWKNVKTAIKDQISPSLYRLWIEPIQYVEAQDDTMILACPNFFIKKRIVANYTELINHELSRKNGRPVTFSLQVNGPGQNQDQNPDPHHNGDNGPKSVFGAGRGKNRGQQLALPGIAAQPMNGRILRKDYTFDHFVVGHNCNLAYQATMELASGKSANVNAVFLLSGTGMGKSHLSQAVGHKILSVSPGERVYYMSAEDFTNEMVHAIKSNALDTFKKRYRDGCDVLLLEEIHMLSGRTRTQTELALVLDHLYESGKKLIFSSCASPSEIPRMSDHLISRLGQSMMTAIDAPDFKTRLRILRAKARCRGIELPGQVAEYMAGELVDNVRQLENGLIGVASRSCLMGDQIDLDLAEQVVKNIVTRKKSITIDSISRLVSREFGVPLKDMISRSRKKSVVRTRQVAIFLARRHTSQPLQSIGRKFNRKHATVIHSINSVEKELKLKGELFRQVQIIEKKLESGSD
- a CDS encoding 1-acyl-sn-glycerol-3-phosphate acyltransferase, producing MTYNRHPLQGKTADNKTQQDDKYPADSEIAPFFCYLPACRGLLARLISVLLFNRPKIDAQLRQTVRELSQSGIVVYVNKYRSKFEYFFYHCRYRKEGLPYPVLGFDYSTYFWQPLKRTFDGFVFNVGYWLKHFSWPDPYQQHFYRNRLLAGDAAMISLIEEKQSYRQLAKSGTDPMDYLIEIQKTIDTPIYLVPQLILYDRDPQTTWLTLTDVIFGTREKPGRLRRLWMMLKRPGKIWIEGAEIVNLKDFLQTREATSLNQKSQAIYLRRFLIDRINRHRQSITGPVLKSRTEIMQGVLTHPETQRIIAEYAAEHKVPIYKAQKEAADFLDEIAANYNLKIIKIFDICLRWIFRAMFDGMVVDQEGLDRIRQASKTGPLVLVPCHKSHLDYLILSFVFFHNNLPCPHIAAGKNLSFWPIGPLFRGGGAFFLRRTFKGEPLYPKIFSAYINKLLTEGFHMEFFIEGGRSRTGKLLPPKIGFLSLLVDAYMKNNWDDMLFVPIFIGYDRVLEEKAYIHEMEGGKKSPENLINIVKARKFLKKKYGKIYINFHEPFSLKQHFSQSSTPFFKLDRETRGQKLHTFGEKIISAINSQAVITPHAVVAATLLNCSQKRIYYRQLLEHAETYMKYLSMRGVKLTDTLYIDNQGAFDTVLDTFISNKYIERSASTNPAGTPPNPIFKIHENKRPNLEYYKNNGVIFFAPAAFTALSILALDAFQFTAEDLYPHYDFLKDFFSLEFIFDPEEEVEVSVRKNIKAFIDDAILTPHPALPETYNVTSAGFRKLNLFAGFLTAYFESYWVVLNFYMRYTRGPILERRNYTKKIQALGSRMYKRNEILRKEALFKINYKNAVAFFTSQGLNNPENQEDQEVLDFYTQKVQFYRRCLPN